The following are from one region of the Paenibacillus bovis genome:
- a CDS encoding TetR/AcrR family transcriptional regulator, whose translation MAREKGAKGKESRLRLLHAAAKQFATHGFYTTKVSSIVAEAKLSQPAFYLYFESKDAVFEELVEMFRSRLQAVINDSQLPEQNGAKHSALDQLCHTLQSMFEYFYSHPDLTRIGFYLSPDANEIKLELVQGIEKMLRHEQQNSNFASDIPMNLVSECLVGTIERIVFTQLLPGRITPEELAVNIVRLYVSGLARNQSKV comes from the coding sequence TTGGCGAGAGAAAAAGGAGCGAAAGGAAAGGAGAGCCGTTTACGTCTTTTACATGCAGCGGCCAAACAATTTGCAACCCATGGATTTTACACGACAAAGGTCAGCTCAATTGTAGCAGAGGCTAAGTTATCTCAGCCTGCGTTTTACCTGTATTTCGAAAGCAAAGATGCCGTATTTGAAGAATTGGTAGAGATGTTCCGTTCCAGACTGCAGGCTGTGATCAACGACAGTCAGCTTCCGGAGCAGAATGGAGCCAAGCATAGTGCACTCGATCAACTGTGTCATACCCTGCAATCGATGTTTGAGTATTTTTACAGCCATCCCGATCTGACCCGTATCGGATTCTACCTGTCTCCGGATGCGAACGAGATCAAGCTGGAGCTGGTACAGGGAATCGAGAAAATGCTGCGGCATGAACAGCAGAATTCCAATTTCGCAAGTGATATCCCCATGAATCTGGTCTCCGAATGTCTGGTGGGTACGATTGAGCGTATTGTATTTACACAGCTGCTGCCGGGTCGCATTACGCCGGAAGAGCTTGCTGTCAATATCGTACGTCTGTATGTATCCGGTCTGGCCCGGAATCAGAGTAAAGTATAA
- a CDS encoding amino acid ABC transporter ATP-binding protein: MPVKEMISIEGLTKSFGELQVLKGVDLTIAESEVVCLVGASGSGKSTLLRCLNFLEKKDGGIIRFEGKEIDPKKDDLNKVREKVGMVFQHFNLFPHKTVLENIIEAPVMVKKIPKQQAIQEARELLRKVDLEDKADVYPNKLSGGQKQRVAIARALAMKPDIMLFDEATSALDPELVGEVLKTMRELAEEGMTMVVVTHEMHFAREVADTVVLLHDGNIIEKAEAEQFFTAPQEERTREFLQRTVLNG, translated from the coding sequence ATGCCGGTAAAAGAAATGATCTCTATCGAGGGGTTAACCAAATCATTCGGAGAACTTCAGGTACTCAAAGGAGTCGATCTTACCATTGCCGAAAGCGAGGTTGTCTGTCTGGTCGGAGCGAGTGGCTCGGGCAAAAGTACGCTGCTGCGCTGCCTGAACTTTCTGGAGAAAAAAGACGGAGGCATTATCCGCTTTGAAGGCAAAGAGATTGATCCCAAAAAGGATGATCTGAACAAAGTACGTGAAAAAGTCGGTATGGTATTTCAGCATTTCAACCTGTTTCCCCACAAAACAGTGCTGGAAAATATTATTGAAGCACCTGTAATGGTCAAAAAAATCCCCAAGCAGCAAGCGATACAGGAAGCGCGTGAGCTGCTGCGCAAAGTTGATCTGGAAGACAAGGCAGATGTATATCCGAACAAGCTGTCCGGCGGACAAAAGCAGCGGGTTGCTATCGCTCGTGCTTTGGCAATGAAGCCGGATATCATGCTGTTTGATGAAGCGACTTCCGCCCTTGACCCGGAGCTGGTCGGCGAAGTGCTCAAAACCATGCGGGAACTCGCGGAAGAAGGCATGACTATGGTAGTCGTGACACATGAGATGCATTTTGCACGCGAAGTGGCGGATACGGTAGTGCTGCTGCATGACGGCAATATTATTGAAAAAGCGGAGGCCGAACAGTTTTTCACTGCTCCGCAGGAAGAACGTACACGGGAATTTTTGCAAAGGACGGTATTAAACGGATAA
- a CDS encoding putative glycoside hydrolase: MNIFWALMLAASSTFGGDQAAQTQGTNQHASLESIMNRVAIQGQMHSTQVDADNPPAKIDPQTNAPKVKGVYVTAYSAGGSRMTTLLDLLDKTELNAMVIDLKDDAGYITYKTENPELKKMGSPQKFIGDIDKLMTRLKKHDVYPIARIVVFKDSVLAKKHPELSFVKSNGQVWSNGKGDNFVNPYKKEVWDYNIALAKEAAAKGFKEIQFDYVRFPEGFENHENELKFEKDDKSRVDVIAEFVQYARKELAPLGVRVSVDIFGYAASVPAAEGIGQDFAKISENVDVISPMVYPSHYTTGWYGVKDPDKNPYVTIKGSMKDTLKKLDPLGEQKPIIRPWIQDFTASWLGGGHYIQYGKKEVDEQIRAMKDMGVEEYLLWNATNRYTSNANF, translated from the coding sequence ATGAACATTTTCTGGGCGCTTATGCTGGCTGCCTCCTCCACTTTTGGTGGCGACCAGGCGGCTCAAACACAAGGTACCAATCAACATGCTTCACTGGAATCTATTATGAACCGGGTGGCTATTCAGGGCCAAATGCACAGCACACAGGTGGATGCGGATAATCCTCCTGCCAAAATCGACCCGCAGACCAACGCTCCAAAAGTCAAAGGCGTCTATGTTACCGCCTATAGCGCTGGTGGTTCCCGTATGACTACCCTGCTGGATCTGCTAGACAAAACAGAGCTGAATGCGATGGTCATTGACCTCAAGGATGATGCCGGATACATAACGTACAAAACCGAAAATCCCGAGCTTAAAAAGATGGGCAGTCCGCAAAAGTTTATCGGTGATATCGACAAACTGATGACCCGTCTCAAAAAACATGATGTCTATCCGATTGCACGCATTGTCGTGTTCAAGGATTCTGTACTTGCCAAAAAGCATCCGGAGCTGTCCTTTGTGAAAAGCAATGGCCAGGTATGGAGTAACGGCAAGGGAGACAATTTTGTGAATCCATACAAAAAAGAAGTATGGGATTACAATATCGCTCTTGCCAAAGAAGCTGCTGCCAAAGGATTTAAGGAAATCCAGTTTGACTATGTGCGCTTCCCCGAGGGCTTCGAAAATCATGAAAATGAATTGAAGTTTGAAAAAGATGACAAGTCCCGTGTAGATGTGATCGCTGAATTCGTTCAGTACGCACGCAAGGAACTCGCTCCTCTGGGCGTTCGAGTATCGGTAGATATTTTTGGTTATGCGGCTTCCGTGCCTGCTGCTGAAGGTATCGGACAGGATTTTGCCAAAATCTCGGAAAATGTAGATGTTATCAGTCCGATGGTGTATCCAAGTCACTATACTACCGGCTGGTACGGTGTCAAAGATCCGGATAAAAATCCATATGTCACGATCAAAGGCTCCATGAAAGATACACTGAAAAAACTGGACCCTCTCGGTGAACAAAAGCCGATCATTCGTCCATGGATTCAGGACTTCACCGCCAGCTGGCTAGGCGGTGGCCACTATATCCAGTATGGCAAAAAAGAAGTGGATGAACAGATCCGCGCCATGAAAGATATGGGTGTCGAGGAGTATCTGCTCTGGAACGCCACCAACCGTTATACTTCCAACGCCAATTTCTAA
- a CDS encoding tetraprenyl-beta-curcumene synthase family protein, which produces MNDMMQSRYPFPRNAISLMQRVYKYGLPEVRQELDVWRSMAERMPDEELRKQALASIATKQFHCEGGAIYAVANISQRHILLPLIVAFQTISDYLDNLCDRSTSMDPDDFRLLHQSMLDAVTPDAQPVNYYRLRTEQEDGGYLEALVTTCQQNVSKLPDYDAVFPYVRDLVGLYCDLQVHKHIAPELRESALLNWWSENKYRTPHLQWNEFAAATGSTLGVFMLFLAASGFGLDDTGAKQVYSAYFPHVCCLHIMLDYVIDQEEDRRGGDLNFCNYYDSPDTMYERIEQIVDWARRDVNTIPGTSFHRMIIEGLVALYLSDPKVSEQQEVRTVSRRLMRKGPLTRVFFMVNSRWIRKYMYEH; this is translated from the coding sequence TTGAATGATATGATGCAAAGTCGTTACCCGTTTCCCCGCAATGCCATCTCGCTGATGCAGCGGGTGTATAAGTATGGTTTGCCGGAGGTACGCCAGGAGCTTGATGTCTGGCGAAGTATGGCAGAACGCATGCCGGACGAGGAACTCAGGAAACAGGCGCTTGCAAGTATCGCTACCAAACAGTTTCACTGTGAAGGGGGAGCCATCTATGCGGTGGCTAACATATCCCAGCGTCATATTCTGCTTCCGTTGATTGTCGCGTTTCAGACGATTAGTGATTATTTAGATAATCTGTGTGATCGCAGTACATCAATGGACCCGGATGATTTTCGTCTGCTGCATCAATCGATGCTGGACGCGGTTACTCCGGATGCGCAGCCGGTGAATTATTACAGGCTGCGAACGGAACAGGAGGATGGAGGCTATCTGGAAGCGCTGGTGACAACCTGCCAGCAGAATGTAAGCAAGCTTCCTGATTATGATGCTGTATTTCCTTACGTACGTGATTTGGTAGGATTATATTGTGACTTGCAGGTGCACAAACATATTGCTCCTGAGCTAAGAGAATCTGCACTGCTTAACTGGTGGTCAGAGAACAAGTACCGTACTCCTCATTTGCAATGGAATGAATTTGCTGCTGCGACAGGATCGACTCTGGGTGTGTTTATGCTGTTTCTTGCCGCAAGCGGCTTCGGTCTGGATGATACAGGTGCCAAGCAGGTTTATTCCGCTTACTTCCCGCATGTATGCTGTCTGCATATTATGCTCGATTATGTGATTGACCAGGAAGAGGATCGCCGTGGTGGTGACCTGAACTTCTGCAATTATTATGATTCGCCGGATACGATGTATGAACGGATCGAACAGATTGTGGATTGGGCACGCCGGGATGTGAACACTATTCCGGGAACTTCTTTTCATCGCATGATTATCGAAGGATTGGTAGCCCTGTATTTATCGGATCCCAAAGTGAGTGAGCAGCAGGAAGTGCGAACCGTCTCCAGGCGTCTCATGCGTAAAGGCCCGTTAACACGTGTCTTTTTCATGGTGAACAGCCGCTGGATTCGTAAGTATATGTATGAACATTAA
- a CDS encoding MATE family efflux transporter, whose translation MIPTATWSQKYGQFLKILFPVLVTQIALSLITFFDTNMSGHASAQDLAGVAIGSSLWVPIQAGLSGILVAVTPIVSQLVGSNQREKISFSVYQALLLSVLVSLVILIVGVMTVQPILNAMNLEARVHDVALHFLIALSAGIVPLFGYTVLRSYIDALGQTRFSMMITLCSLPINVGLNYLLIFGKFGFPQLGGVGAGVASAITYWCVFLIAVLVVWLASPFRDDRIFSRYHRPSGQKWLEILRLGVPMGFAIFFETAIFAGVTLLMSRYDTLTIAAHQAAQNFASTLYMLPLSICTALTILVGYEVGAGRLKDARQYSLLGIGTAVLLSVCTAVILLAFRYPISALYSSDPVLIELIAHFMIYASFYQLSDAIATPVQGALRGYKDVNPAFFLTFLSYWIIGLPVGYWIANYTDLAAYGYWVGLSIGLAVGAVTLLSRLLWVQRQFYRLAKH comes from the coding sequence ATGATACCTACTGCTACATGGTCACAAAAATATGGCCAGTTTCTCAAAATTCTGTTTCCGGTACTGGTCACACAGATTGCACTTTCCTTGATAACGTTTTTTGATACCAATATGTCCGGTCATGCCAGTGCGCAGGATCTGGCAGGTGTAGCGATTGGATCCAGTCTATGGGTTCCGATTCAGGCAGGACTCAGCGGTATACTCGTTGCTGTTACTCCTATCGTCTCGCAGCTGGTCGGCTCCAATCAGCGAGAGAAAATCAGCTTCAGTGTGTATCAGGCGCTGTTGTTATCGGTGCTGGTCTCTCTGGTTATACTGATTGTCGGTGTGATGACAGTACAGCCCATACTGAATGCGATGAATCTGGAAGCTCGTGTTCATGATGTAGCGCTGCACTTCCTGATTGCCTTATCGGCCGGGATCGTACCGCTATTTGGTTATACTGTGCTGCGTAGTTATATTGATGCGCTGGGTCAGACCCGCTTCTCCATGATGATTACTCTTTGTTCGTTGCCGATTAATGTGGGGCTGAATTATTTGCTGATTTTTGGTAAATTCGGCTTCCCACAATTGGGTGGAGTTGGCGCGGGGGTCGCATCGGCTATTACGTACTGGTGTGTATTTCTGATTGCTGTGCTGGTGGTATGGTTGGCCAGTCCTTTTCGCGATGATCGTATATTTAGCCGGTATCATCGTCCATCGGGACAAAAATGGCTGGAAATCCTGCGACTGGGTGTTCCCATGGGATTTGCCATCTTTTTTGAAACTGCCATCTTCGCCGGCGTTACCCTGCTTATGAGTCGGTATGATACTCTGACGATTGCCGCCCACCAGGCAGCGCAAAATTTTGCGTCTACTTTGTATATGCTTCCGCTGAGCATATGTACGGCTCTGACCATTCTGGTCGGTTACGAAGTGGGAGCAGGTCGTCTAAAAGACGCTCGTCAGTACAGCCTGCTGGGAATCGGTACAGCGGTGCTGCTGTCGGTATGCACGGCAGTAATTTTGCTCGCTTTTCGCTATCCGATCTCGGCATTATATTCTTCTGATCCCGTGCTGATTGAGTTGATCGCCCACTTTATGATTTATGCCAGCTTTTATCAGCTATCCGATGCTATTGCCACACCAGTACAGGGTGCGCTGCGGGGATACAAAGATGTGAACCCTGCCTTTTTCCTGACGTTTCTGTCGTACTGGATAATCGGTCTGCCGGTTGGTTACTGGATCGCCAATTATACAGACCTGGCTGCTTATGGTTACTGGGTCGGTCTGAGTATTGGACTGGCTGTGGGAGCTGTAACTCTGCTGTCCCGGTTATTATGGGTACAGCGGCAATTTTACCGTCTTGCCAAGCATTAA
- a CDS encoding DUF72 domain-containing protein, translating to MITVGLTGWGDHDSLYLTKEASKNKLPTYSSLFPAVEVDSSFYAIQSRRNMEKWTDETPDNFRFLVKAYQGMTGHTRGKIPFNSEEEMFEAFRLSISTMAKANKLMAALFQFPPWFDCTKENVNTLRRIRERMGEYPCALEFRHQSWFTSQMRDRTLNFMRQEKWIHSVCDEPQAGTGSVPIVEEATDRRLTVVRMHGRNTAGWNSAGQPNWREVRYLYRYNEDELAEWAARLQRLEQSSDEVCIIFNNNSAGDAADNARQLMHMLGQHLPEIPQEKQPEAEQLDLFDM from the coding sequence ATGATTACAGTCGGTTTGACAGGCTGGGGAGACCATGATTCGCTCTATTTGACGAAAGAGGCTTCCAAGAACAAACTGCCCACATACAGCAGCCTCTTCCCGGCCGTAGAAGTGGATAGCTCTTTTTATGCCATTCAATCCCGGCGTAATATGGAAAAGTGGACAGACGAGACTCCGGATAACTTTCGTTTTCTTGTCAAAGCGTATCAGGGAATGACAGGCCATACCCGTGGCAAAATTCCTTTTAATTCCGAAGAAGAGATGTTTGAGGCTTTTCGCTTGTCGATCAGTACCATGGCCAAGGCAAATAAACTGATGGCCGCATTATTTCAGTTTCCACCCTGGTTCGATTGCACAAAGGAAAATGTCAACACATTGCGCCGTATCCGTGAGCGCATGGGAGAATATCCGTGTGCTCTTGAATTTCGCCACCAGAGCTGGTTCACTTCCCAAATGCGTGACCGGACCCTGAATTTTATGCGTCAGGAGAAATGGATCCATAGTGTATGTGATGAACCGCAGGCGGGTACAGGCTCTGTGCCGATTGTCGAAGAAGCAACGGATCGTCGTCTGACGGTAGTACGTATGCATGGCCGCAATACAGCCGGCTGGAATTCAGCGGGTCAGCCTAACTGGCGCGAAGTCCGTTATCTGTACCGCTACAATGAGGATGAACTTGCAGAATGGGCAGCACGGCTGCAGCGTCTGGAGCAGTCCTCTGACGAAGTGTGTATTATTTTTAATAACAATTCGGCTGGAGATGCTGCGGATAATGCGAGACAGCTCATGCACATGTTGGGACAACATTTGCCCGAGATTCCTCAGGAAAAGCAGCCGGAAGCAGAGCAATTGGATTTGTTTGATATGTAG
- the pfkA gene encoding 6-phosphofructokinase, which yields MSAVESAVKKIAVLTSGGDSQGMNAAVRAVVRSGLYYGLEVCGIQRGYQGLLNEDIFPMDLRSVGDIIQRGGTILQSARCKEFMTLEGQQKGADILRKHGIDGLIVIGGDGSYQGANKLSKQGINTMGLPGTIDNDISFTDYTIGFDTSVGVVVDAINKLRDTMSSHERVSIVEVMGRHCGDIALHAGLASGAESILVPEVPFDLKEIADRMHHNFACGKRHSIIIVAEGAGRGEDVAEQLHLQYPNLEPRVTVLGHIQRGGTPTPRDRNLASLLGDFAVRKLIEGESDKACGVIKGELVLTDIDKVVNSKKEFDHATYELALRLSQ from the coding sequence ATGTCAGCAGTAGAATCAGCAGTTAAAAAAATCGCAGTATTAACAAGTGGAGGAGACTCCCAGGGTATGAACGCAGCCGTACGCGCCGTTGTGCGTAGCGGTCTGTATTATGGTCTTGAAGTATGCGGTATTCAGCGCGGCTATCAGGGTCTGCTGAATGAAGATATTTTCCCGATGGATCTGCGCAGCGTAGGTGACATCATCCAGCGCGGAGGTACTATTCTGCAGTCGGCACGATGTAAAGAGTTTATGACACTCGAAGGTCAGCAAAAAGGTGCAGATATCCTGCGCAAGCACGGTATTGACGGGCTGATCGTTATCGGTGGCGACGGTTCCTACCAGGGTGCCAACAAGCTGAGCAAGCAGGGCATCAATACGATGGGACTGCCGGGTACGATCGATAACGATATTTCGTTTACCGACTATACTATCGGTTTTGATACATCGGTTGGCGTTGTTGTCGATGCTATCAACAAACTTCGTGACACGATGTCTTCTCACGAGCGCGTATCTATCGTTGAAGTTATGGGACGTCATTGCGGCGATATCGCTTTGCATGCCGGACTGGCTTCTGGAGCGGAATCTATTCTGGTACCGGAAGTTCCGTTTGACCTCAAAGAAATCGCGGATCGTATGCATCACAACTTTGCTTGCGGTAAGCGTCACAGTATCATTATCGTAGCCGAAGGTGCCGGACGCGGCGAAGACGTAGCAGAGCAGCTGCATCTTCAATATCCGAACCTGGAGCCACGTGTAACGGTACTGGGCCATATTCAGCGCGGCGGAACACCAACACCACGTGACCGCAATCTGGCGAGTCTGCTGGGTGACTTTGCGGTGCGCAAACTGATTGAAGGCGAGTCCGACAAAGCCTGCGGCGTTATCAAAGGCGAACTTGTACTGACCGATATCGATAAAGTAGTCAACAGCAAAAAAGAATTCGATCATGCTACGTATGAGCTTGCTCTGCGTCTGTCCCAGTAA
- a CDS encoding YitT family protein, translating into MSKKIMPLLVVILGSVFTAAAFNLFLIPHQLLSGGVSGLAMLTGYFTPFNISMLYFVYNIPLLVAGWFLLGKRYIFLSIVSVAATTWLMTIIPIRAAATDLLISSVFGGVLIGIGVGISFRVGGSSGGFDILGSIITRYRDFPVGNVIVGLNGLVILAMGYLANDWNIALASMVSIYIGGKVLDLIYVHHIKITLFIVSNHTELLLEKLMPLQRGVTMIKAEGAFSHTPKDMLMTVTTRYELAELRRIIKETDPDAFVNMVETVGIMGSFRKS; encoded by the coding sequence ATGTCGAAAAAAATAATGCCGCTGCTGGTAGTCATCCTTGGCTCCGTTTTCACAGCTGCTGCGTTCAACCTGTTCCTGATTCCTCACCAACTGCTAAGCGGAGGGGTATCAGGACTTGCTATGTTAACCGGTTATTTTACACCTTTTAATATCAGCATGCTCTACTTTGTCTATAATATACCGCTGTTGGTAGCTGGCTGGTTCCTGCTTGGAAAAAGATATATTTTTCTCAGTATTGTGTCTGTAGCCGCAACAACGTGGTTAATGACTATTATCCCTATACGGGCTGCTGCGACCGATCTGTTGATATCGTCGGTATTTGGCGGCGTATTGATCGGTATAGGGGTAGGTATTTCTTTCCGGGTAGGCGGTTCGTCCGGCGGATTCGATATCCTGGGCTCCATTATTACCCGCTATCGTGATTTCCCGGTAGGTAATGTTATCGTCGGCTTGAACGGTCTCGTTATTCTGGCGATGGGTTATCTGGCCAACGACTGGAATATCGCGCTGGCTTCCATGGTATCCATTTATATCGGAGGCAAGGTACTGGATCTTATTTATGTCCACCATATCAAGATTACTTTATTCATCGTATCCAACCATACCGAGCTGCTGCTGGAGAAGCTAATGCCTCTGCAGCGCGGCGTAACCATGATCAAAGCGGAAGGAGCCTTCTCGCATACCCCCAAGGATATGCTGATGACGGTTACTACACGCTATGAGCTGGCCGAGCTGCGCCGTATTATCAAAGAGACCGACCCGGATGCATTTGTAAATATGGTCGAGACTGTGGGCATTATGGGTTCATTCCGGAAAAGTTAA